In Actinoplanes derwentensis, the following proteins share a genomic window:
- a CDS encoding phospholipase D-like domain-containing protein, with product MPPAPSLTDLIGRYLPPATEACPVFAENSRFEPIIDGVTYFTELAGHMAALGPGDAVYIAGYQADPQLDLTGRVAGEAGYRPFTDILAEKAADGADVRIVLSAAEYSGGVPWLPFGPFLANTLAARVIRAWQPSTRDTGPTLQNRVLLDWSGPLLGSNHQKLVVFSHSGVLTAYVGGLDLSPSRFDHSPHRRLKLGAHRWGWHDAAARLHGPAAVRVRETFRFRWQNTAALPPRFIAKTLPPEFFHRAGGPRTVINPAGAPGDLPPVPDQPHQPASGTAVQVVRSYRPWSLYRHRGWRRMRRANVVRAGIQEIYHAMATAIGAAERYIYLEDQYFHEAPGGDPRFQLYDGLRSAARRGVKVILVGSGRKDPADGGDSTVRPVITHDLRRRVLDRLPAGARRNVVMYRIDNLTVHTKLMLVDDVFASIGSANFFSRSMVGTDSEITSTFVTTGDRVRDLRVTLWAEHLRTPVDDRLSPALADLDTALGIWRREWLPAGHPPQTWRRYGLPAGFAPAEWAMTPARYSPTVLRRERWGQ from the coding sequence ATGCCGCCTGCACCGTCGTTGACTGATCTGATCGGGCGGTATCTGCCGCCGGCCACTGAGGCGTGCCCGGTCTTCGCGGAGAACTCGCGGTTCGAGCCGATCATCGACGGTGTCACCTACTTCACCGAACTGGCCGGGCACATGGCGGCTCTCGGGCCCGGCGACGCCGTCTACATCGCCGGTTATCAGGCCGATCCGCAGCTGGACCTGACCGGGCGCGTCGCCGGGGAGGCAGGCTACCGGCCGTTCACCGACATACTCGCCGAGAAGGCCGCGGACGGCGCCGACGTGCGGATCGTGTTGAGTGCGGCCGAGTACTCCGGGGGCGTACCGTGGCTTCCGTTCGGTCCTTTCCTGGCCAACACCCTGGCCGCGCGGGTGATCCGGGCGTGGCAGCCGTCGACCCGCGACACCGGGCCGACGTTGCAGAACCGGGTGCTGCTGGACTGGTCCGGGCCGTTACTGGGGTCCAACCATCAGAAGCTGGTGGTGTTCAGCCACAGTGGCGTGCTCACCGCGTACGTCGGCGGTCTCGATCTTTCGCCCAGCCGTTTCGACCATTCGCCGCATCGCCGTCTGAAGCTCGGCGCGCACCGGTGGGGCTGGCATGACGCGGCCGCCCGCCTGCACGGTCCGGCGGCCGTCCGGGTGCGGGAGACGTTCCGGTTCCGCTGGCAGAACACCGCCGCGCTGCCGCCGCGGTTCATCGCGAAGACTCTGCCGCCGGAGTTCTTCCACCGGGCCGGTGGCCCCCGAACGGTGATCAACCCGGCGGGTGCGCCGGGCGACCTGCCGCCGGTGCCGGACCAGCCGCACCAGCCGGCGTCGGGGACCGCGGTGCAGGTGGTGCGGTCCTACCGCCCGTGGAGTCTGTACCGGCATCGTGGCTGGCGCCGGATGCGCCGGGCGAACGTGGTCCGGGCCGGTATCCAGGAGATCTACCACGCGATGGCCACCGCGATCGGCGCGGCCGAGCGGTACATCTACCTGGAGGACCAGTATTTCCACGAGGCGCCCGGCGGCGACCCCCGTTTCCAGCTCTACGACGGACTGCGGTCGGCGGCCCGCCGGGGTGTCAAGGTCATCCTGGTCGGTTCCGGGCGTAAGGACCCGGCCGACGGCGGTGACAGCACGGTACGCCCGGTGATCACCCATGACCTGCGCCGCCGGGTGCTGGATCGGCTGCCGGCCGGGGCTCGCCGCAACGTGGTGATGTACCGGATCGACAACCTGACCGTGCACACCAAACTCATGCTGGTCGACGACGTGTTCGCCAGCATCGGGTCGGCGAACTTCTTCAGCCGCTCGATGGTCGGCACCGACAGCGAGATCACGTCCACGTTCGTCACCACCGGTGACCGCGTCCGCGATCTGCGCGTCACGCTGTGGGCCGAACACCTGCGCACTCCCGTGGACGACCGGCTCAGTCCGGCCCTGGCCGATCTAGACACCGCCCTGGGCATCTGGCGCCGCGAGTGGCTGCCGGCCGGGCATCCGCCGCAGACGTGGCGCCGGTACGGCCTGCCGGCCGGTTTCGCCCCGGCGGAGTGGGCGATGACTCCGGCCCGTTACTCCCCCACCGTGTTGCGGCGGGAACGGTGGGGTCAGTAG
- a CDS encoding WD40 repeat domain-containing protein gives MSRDGTYLAVAGLGGAEVIRRADGRRVAALGPSFQSVGFAADGTLFPQTAAIWRFRTPGLTMAGRRDLPGGPVEEIAVSPDSASVAPAQGQKAPVLRVEDLAPVRTVGEHPAPLSRVAWSPDGRLVATATDTDTDTDTDTVRLDTGVLAAEVRANSNQRGEIAFTPDGTTLAAGADDWTVTRWHLEPDDAVRRVCALLVTASRHGGDPLPDTCPSR, from the coding sequence GTGAGCCGGGACGGCACCTACCTGGCAGTGGCCGGTCTGGGCGGCGCCGAGGTCATCCGGCGCGCCGACGGCCGGCGAGTCGCGGCCCTGGGACCGTCGTTCCAGTCGGTCGGATTCGCGGCCGACGGCACCCTGTTTCCGCAGACCGCCGCGATCTGGCGGTTCCGCACACCCGGCCTGACGATGGCCGGACGGCGCGATCTGCCCGGTGGCCCGGTCGAGGAGATCGCCGTCAGCCCGGACAGCGCATCCGTGGCGCCCGCCCAGGGTCAGAAGGCCCCGGTGTTACGCGTCGAGGACCTGGCTCCGGTCCGAACGGTCGGCGAACACCCGGCGCCGTTGTCCCGGGTCGCCTGGTCACCGGACGGCCGCCTGGTGGCGACCGCGACCGACACCGACACCGACACCGACACCGACACCGTACGGCTCGACACCGGTGTCCTGGCCGCGGAGGTGCGCGCGAACAGCAACCAGCGCGGCGAGATCGCGTTCACACCGGACGGTACGACACTGGCCGCCGGTGCCGACGACTGGACCGTGACCCGGTGGCACCTGGAACCGGACGACGCGGTTCGGCGGGTGTGCGCCCTGCTCGTGACCGCGTCCCGCCACGGCGGGGACCCACTGCCGGACACCTGCCCGTCTCGTTGA
- a CDS encoding FtsX-like permease family protein produces MSLHWAGIRGRARADAGPLLLVAVVVTLVSALSGAIPVLAGDTADAAVRDAVRRAGPAADTTVQARWEPDYGMTGRLRMPRLADDIADLRARSSDELGPALRPVMLPPVSSVITPTLKITDGSVLRTLRMAYLSGDGDGPRVDWVAGAEPAPAEEGQFEVGEDQQPWRVQVGVSETVATTMGVRPGTVLKVADDRGNPKNVQVSGIFRAVDSTDPGWRTAPWLLNPGTGLDGAGTTRFGGLLSAGSLPDARLAFDEDQLRRTITFSPDPARLTWDGARRIIDSTVQLEATSASSSNFDTSSTWQSGLDSVLKEVAAQIEAATVQASVLLTALLAGAALVLMLAAELVVRRRSAALVLGRQRGVSLPALGAELLLESLTVAVTAAGAGCAIAYAVTGGVGWAWTIPVLLVAALAVPAYAIVVAGRATSDRRTPANRAARRWIAVTALLRRLAAEMTVLAAAALALVALHQRGLETGLPTAAPTLAVIVGGLLLVRVLPLVTGAGLRLALRSRWSLPVFGTAQAAAVSRRVLPVLALSGSAALATFALVLGATVERGLEDGARVTVGADARVDLDADADAATVAEAQRIAAVPGVTAVVTGQVIDGARVVADGKVTPVRLVIVDRPSPVLARGALRPGMALDIPQDGAPGIRVVATGVAPAVGGATDVLIVGTGSGVPSAPNTIWVDGPGAASAVSGLPAVLRSAVLASRQTAPLVAGLVGLTWVTAVFLLVAGLLGFALAAAAGAPERWQTLSRLRTLGLTPRDARRVAAGSLLPLALLAAVGGPLLGVGVVLLVAGPLGLSLLTGQVDTPALVLPWAWITVVAAGFPVLVAVVVRAESVVRRRLRLADVLRVGG; encoded by the coding sequence GTGAGTCTGCACTGGGCCGGTATTCGCGGGCGGGCGCGGGCCGACGCCGGGCCGCTGCTGCTGGTGGCGGTCGTGGTCACCCTGGTCAGCGCCCTCTCCGGGGCGATCCCGGTGCTGGCGGGCGACACCGCCGACGCCGCCGTCCGGGACGCGGTGCGCCGGGCCGGACCGGCCGCCGACACGACGGTGCAGGCCCGTTGGGAACCCGACTACGGGATGACCGGGCGGCTGCGGATGCCCCGGCTCGCCGACGACATCGCCGATCTGCGGGCCCGGTCCTCCGACGAACTCGGCCCCGCACTACGGCCGGTGATGCTGCCGCCGGTCTCCTCGGTGATCACGCCGACCCTGAAGATCACCGACGGCAGCGTGCTGCGGACCCTCCGGATGGCCTACCTGTCCGGCGACGGCGACGGGCCGCGCGTCGACTGGGTGGCCGGCGCCGAACCCGCGCCGGCCGAGGAGGGCCAGTTCGAGGTCGGCGAGGACCAGCAGCCCTGGCGGGTCCAGGTCGGCGTCTCCGAGACGGTGGCAACCACGATGGGGGTACGGCCGGGCACCGTCCTGAAAGTCGCCGACGACCGCGGCAACCCGAAGAACGTACAGGTCAGTGGCATCTTCCGGGCCGTCGACAGCACCGATCCGGGGTGGCGGACCGCGCCGTGGCTGCTGAACCCGGGCACCGGCCTGGACGGGGCCGGCACCACCCGCTTCGGCGGGCTGCTGTCGGCCGGGTCGCTGCCGGACGCGCGGCTGGCGTTCGACGAGGACCAGTTGCGGCGCACGATCACCTTCTCCCCCGACCCGGCGAGACTCACCTGGGACGGGGCGCGGCGGATCATCGACAGCACGGTGCAGTTGGAGGCCACCTCGGCGTCGTCGAGCAACTTCGACACGTCCTCGACCTGGCAGTCCGGGCTCGACAGTGTCCTCAAGGAGGTGGCCGCGCAGATCGAGGCCGCCACGGTTCAGGCGTCGGTGCTGCTCACCGCGTTGCTGGCCGGGGCGGCGCTGGTCCTGATGCTGGCTGCCGAACTCGTGGTACGGCGCCGGTCGGCGGCCCTGGTGCTCGGGCGGCAGCGGGGCGTGTCGTTGCCGGCGCTCGGGGCGGAGCTGCTGCTGGAGTCACTGACCGTCGCGGTGACCGCCGCCGGGGCGGGGTGCGCGATCGCGTACGCCGTCACGGGCGGTGTCGGCTGGGCGTGGACGATTCCGGTGCTGTTGGTGGCGGCGCTGGCCGTCCCGGCGTACGCCATCGTGGTCGCCGGCCGGGCCACCAGCGACCGGAGGACGCCCGCGAACCGCGCCGCCCGCCGCTGGATCGCCGTCACCGCCTTATTGCGGCGGCTCGCCGCCGAAATGACCGTCCTCGCCGCCGCGGCTCTCGCCCTGGTCGCGCTGCATCAGCGGGGTCTGGAGACCGGGCTGCCCACGGCCGCGCCCACGCTCGCGGTGATCGTCGGTGGCCTGCTGCTGGTTCGGGTGTTGCCGCTGGTCACCGGCGCGGGCCTACGGTTGGCGCTGCGGTCCCGGTGGTCGTTGCCGGTCTTCGGTACGGCCCAGGCCGCGGCCGTGTCCCGGCGGGTCCTGCCGGTGCTGGCGCTGTCCGGATCGGCCGCGTTGGCGACGTTCGCCCTGGTCCTGGGCGCGACGGTGGAACGCGGGCTGGAGGACGGGGCCCGGGTCACGGTCGGGGCGGACGCCCGCGTCGACCTGGACGCCGACGCCGACGCCGCCACGGTCGCCGAGGCGCAGCGGATCGCCGCGGTCCCCGGCGTCACCGCGGTCGTCACCGGTCAGGTTATCGACGGTGCGCGGGTGGTCGCGGACGGCAAGGTCACGCCGGTACGGCTGGTGATCGTGGACCGACCGTCACCCGTACTGGCACGCGGTGCGCTGCGGCCCGGGATGGCCCTGGACATCCCGCAGGACGGGGCGCCCGGCATCCGGGTCGTGGCCACCGGCGTGGCGCCCGCGGTCGGCGGCGCCACCGACGTCCTGATCGTCGGCACCGGATCCGGTGTCCCCAGCGCGCCGAACACCATCTGGGTCGACGGTCCCGGCGCCGCGTCGGCGGTCTCCGGGCTTCCCGCGGTGCTGCGTTCCGCGGTTCTGGCGTCCCGGCAGACCGCGCCGCTGGTGGCCGGGCTCGTCGGGTTGACCTGGGTGACCGCGGTGTTCCTGCTGGTGGCCGGGTTGCTGGGGTTCGCGCTGGCGGCCGCGGCCGGGGCTCCGGAGCGGTGGCAGACGTTGAGCCGGTTGCGGACGCTCGGGCTGACACCCCGCGACGCGCGGCGGGTGGCGGCGGGTTCGCTGCTGCCGTTGGCGCTGCTCGCGGCGGTGGGCGGGCCGCTGCTCGGGGTCGGGGTCGTGCTGCTGGTGGCCGGGCCGCTCGGGTTGTCGCTGCTGACCGGTCAGGTCGACACCCCGGCGCTGGTGCTGCCGTGGGCATGGATCACGGTGGTGGCGGCCGGGTTCCCGGTTCTGGTGGCCGTGGTGGTGCGCGCCGAATCGGTGGTCCGGCGCCGTCTGCGCCTGGCCGACGTGCTGCGGGTCGGCGGCTGA
- a CDS encoding oxidoreductase — translation MPLLFTPLTLPAPQGPGLALRNRAIIAPMCQYVIDAEDGVPTDWHLQHLGAFAAGGFGLVTVEATGVEARGRISARDVGLYDDAQQRAHQRIVSFLRSQGVAAAVQLGHAGGKASTYPALPGQPSGTVPVAVGGWTAVGAVDGPVLPGLDAAKGLSTPEIAEVVAAFAAAARRADAAGYDAIQLHAAHGYLMHQFLSPLTNTRTDGYGGDEYGRTRFTREVAAAVREVWPAHKPLGIRVSATDWVDGGWDVHATARLLRRLADEHGVTWVDVSSGGLGGGAEIPVGPGYQVPLAAELTRQLAGRPVVVSAVGLVVDAVQAETILATGQAHAVSIGRAALRDPHWAASAAARLGVPRTEIPHAPQLWRAGW, via the coding sequence ATGCCGTTGCTTTTCACGCCGCTCACTCTGCCCGCGCCGCAGGGGCCGGGGCTTGCCCTGCGTAACCGGGCGATCATCGCGCCGATGTGCCAGTACGTCATCGACGCCGAGGACGGTGTGCCCACCGACTGGCATCTGCAGCACCTGGGCGCCTTCGCGGCCGGCGGGTTCGGCCTGGTCACCGTCGAGGCCACCGGCGTCGAAGCGCGCGGCCGGATCAGCGCGCGCGACGTCGGCCTCTACGACGACGCCCAGCAGCGGGCCCATCAGCGCATCGTCAGCTTCCTGCGCTCGCAGGGCGTTGCCGCCGCGGTGCAACTCGGCCACGCCGGCGGTAAGGCGTCGACCTATCCGGCGCTGCCCGGCCAGCCGTCCGGCACGGTGCCCGTCGCGGTCGGCGGCTGGACCGCGGTCGGCGCCGTCGACGGCCCGGTGCTACCGGGACTCGACGCGGCGAAAGGGCTGAGCACGCCGGAGATCGCCGAAGTCGTCGCCGCGTTCGCCGCCGCGGCCCGGCGAGCGGACGCGGCCGGTTACGACGCGATCCAGTTGCACGCCGCCCACGGCTACCTGATGCACCAGTTCCTGTCGCCGCTGACGAACACCCGTACCGACGGGTACGGCGGTGACGAGTACGGCCGTACCCGGTTCACCCGCGAGGTGGCCGCCGCGGTGCGCGAGGTCTGGCCGGCGCACAAGCCGCTCGGCATCCGGGTCAGCGCCACCGACTGGGTGGACGGCGGATGGGACGTGCACGCCACGGCGCGGCTGCTGCGCCGGCTCGCCGATGAACACGGTGTGACCTGGGTGGACGTCTCCTCCGGTGGGCTCGGCGGCGGCGCGGAGATCCCCGTCGGTCCCGGCTATCAGGTGCCGTTGGCCGCCGAGTTGACCCGGCAGCTCGCCGGCAGACCGGTGGTGGTGAGCGCGGTGGGGCTCGTCGTCGACGCGGTCCAGGCCGAGACGATCCTGGCCACCGGTCAGGCGCACGCGGTGTCGATCGGCCGGGCGGCCCTGCGTGACCCGCACTGGGCCGCGTCGGCCGCGGCCCGGCTCGGTGTGCCCCGCACCGAGATCCCGCACGCGCCGCAGCTCTGGCGGGCCGGCTGGTGA
- a CDS encoding ATP-binding protein, whose product MSQLTAFFALPTPGPFVGRHRLLGILRAELGRPSALVLLSGEAGVGKSRLVVESLQDTGLPVVVAHCDDLREPQPLGPLIDGLRVAQATGTLPALPQWPPPTAPLPDPDAERARLLRAAAALLSTLAPVALAVEDLQMADPATLQLLDHLAAHPVPGLTVVITVRGNELPAGWQPGPAVRRLRVPPLTRAEVGRLAAALLADSGAVGFATHLYERTAGIPFLVEEVVRSLRTDGDVEAIRRHPDALADLAVPALLRDVLVARLHHLDEATREILGAAAVLGQAADPHPLATIMQTSEGTITAALQQAKAAGLLHQRDGRLWFRHTLARQVVHELLPPVTRRLLHLRTARLFEQQQPRPYARLAHHYREAGSPADHVRNAEAAADLATARGDDGTAARFLLGAVGHPGLPRPIRVRLAGKLGRSAIESVAQTSAIPVLRDLVADRRLPPGARGELGLALGRMLRQQGEARAGYEQIERAVPYLRQHGRRARALAVLSAPDTVVDRHLSEHQARCEQAALAAAESGEPSAVLAVEIARLSLLLESGDPTAGPAVTAAAAGLAGHPREHARACLNWAQGALHVGDATLAATMLATGRRLVDDADYERLRPLVELTTYALDLATDRRAGLEQRLLRFLAQPHRLPLAMPDARLYLARLRHRQGDLDAAEQGLREVITEADRVGAAWPLIPARTALAELLLTRGARAEGRAEAMTALALVRAKGLPAWGHEATRLLT is encoded by the coding sequence GTGTCTCAGCTGACCGCGTTCTTCGCCCTGCCCACGCCCGGGCCCTTCGTCGGGCGGCACCGGCTGCTCGGCATACTGCGTGCCGAACTCGGCCGTCCCTCCGCGCTGGTGCTGCTCAGCGGTGAGGCAGGCGTCGGCAAGAGCCGCCTGGTCGTCGAATCGCTGCAGGACACCGGGCTGCCGGTGGTGGTCGCCCACTGCGACGATCTGCGCGAGCCACAGCCGCTCGGACCACTGATCGACGGCCTCCGGGTCGCGCAGGCCACCGGCACACTCCCGGCCCTGCCCCAGTGGCCGCCGCCGACGGCACCGCTCCCCGACCCCGACGCCGAACGCGCCCGGCTGCTGCGGGCCGCCGCCGCCCTACTGTCCACCTTGGCGCCGGTGGCCCTGGCCGTCGAGGACCTGCAGATGGCCGACCCGGCGACCCTGCAACTGCTCGACCACCTGGCCGCGCACCCGGTACCCGGCCTGACGGTGGTGATCACCGTGCGCGGCAACGAACTGCCCGCCGGATGGCAACCGGGACCGGCCGTACGACGGCTCCGGGTTCCGCCCCTGACCCGCGCCGAAGTCGGCCGGCTCGCCGCCGCCCTGCTGGCCGACTCCGGCGCCGTCGGGTTCGCCACCCACCTCTACGAGCGCACCGCCGGCATCCCGTTCCTCGTCGAGGAGGTGGTGCGGTCGCTGCGGACCGACGGCGACGTGGAGGCGATCCGCCGGCATCCGGACGCCCTCGCCGACCTCGCGGTCCCGGCCTTGCTGCGCGACGTCCTGGTCGCCCGCCTGCACCACCTCGACGAGGCCACCCGGGAGATCCTCGGGGCGGCCGCCGTCCTGGGCCAGGCCGCCGACCCGCATCCGCTCGCCACGATCATGCAGACCAGCGAGGGTACGATCACCGCGGCGCTGCAGCAGGCCAAAGCCGCCGGGCTCCTGCACCAGCGCGACGGGCGCCTGTGGTTCCGGCACACCCTGGCCCGCCAGGTCGTCCACGAGCTGCTGCCCCCGGTCACCCGCCGCCTGCTGCACCTGCGCACGGCCCGCCTGTTCGAACAACAGCAGCCCCGCCCGTACGCCCGGCTCGCCCACCACTACCGCGAAGCCGGCAGCCCGGCCGACCACGTCCGCAACGCCGAAGCCGCCGCCGACCTGGCCACCGCCCGCGGCGACGACGGTACCGCCGCCCGGTTCCTGCTCGGCGCCGTCGGGCATCCCGGCCTGCCCCGGCCGATCCGGGTCCGCCTCGCCGGCAAACTGGGCCGCTCCGCCATCGAGAGCGTGGCGCAGACCTCCGCCATCCCGGTGCTGCGTGACCTGGTCGCCGACCGTCGCCTGCCACCCGGCGCCCGCGGCGAACTGGGCCTGGCCCTCGGCCGGATGCTGCGCCAGCAGGGCGAGGCCCGCGCCGGATACGAACAGATCGAACGAGCCGTGCCCTACCTGCGACAGCACGGGCGCCGGGCACGGGCGCTGGCCGTGCTGTCCGCCCCGGACACCGTGGTCGACCGGCATCTGTCCGAACACCAGGCCCGCTGCGAACAGGCCGCCCTCGCCGCCGCCGAATCCGGCGAGCCGTCCGCCGTCCTCGCGGTCGAGATCGCCCGCCTGTCGCTGCTGCTGGAGAGCGGCGACCCCACCGCCGGGCCCGCCGTCACCGCCGCCGCGGCCGGACTGGCCGGGCACCCCCGCGAACACGCCCGCGCCTGCCTGAACTGGGCCCAGGGCGCACTCCACGTCGGCGACGCCACCCTCGCCGCGACGATGCTGGCGACCGGCCGGCGACTGGTCGACGACGCCGACTACGAGCGGCTGCGCCCCCTGGTCGAACTGACGACGTACGCGCTCGACCTGGCCACCGACCGGCGGGCCGGCCTGGAACAGCGGCTGCTGCGGTTCCTCGCCCAGCCGCACCGGCTCCCGCTGGCCATGCCGGACGCGCGGCTGTACCTCGCCCGGCTGCGGCACCGGCAGGGCGACCTCGACGCCGCCGAACAGGGCCTGCGCGAGGTGATCACGGAAGCCGACCGGGTCGGAGCGGCCTGGCCGTTGATCCCCGCGCGGACGGCGCTCGCGGAACTACTGCTCACCCGTGGCGCCCGCGCCGAGGGCCGGGCCGAGGCCATGACGGCGCTGGCCCTGGTCCGGGCCAAAGGGCTGCCGGCCTGGGGCCACGAGGCCACCCGGTTGCTGACCTGA